The genomic interval ctgagaataAACAATTTTGTTAGAAACAGACTGTGAGGAATGCGCTGTTCAAACACTGGAAGTGTTCTTGGGTGTTGTTTCTGCTGAACCTGCTCAATTAGAAAACATCCTTGTGCTGGAATGCATAAGGAAGATTTCCTTAAGCATTCCAGCAGGTATGCTGGTGTGTGAACTATGCGAAGTGAGTAATCAAGGAAATACACAATCACGAAGAAACTCAcagtaaatttgtaaatttgtcTGCTTCAACCTCAGTGTAGCTACCATGTTTTTTCCGCTTGTATTGAAGGAGATTGTCTAAAAAGATTGACTTTAATGTTGACTGTGCAGAGAAATGTAGTGGCAGCTGGAATGTAGCCATGCTGTGACGTGGAGAACAGGAAATGGAGATCAGAAGAGAACCAATGCCTCATGAGTTGGACATCCGTCTGAAAAGTTTATACAAAATCAATAGAAAATGgggaatacattaaaaatgttccaaaattaaaatataatgatTTATCTGTACTGTTCTTGTTTAATTGCAACAACTTCTCTAAGTCCTCATACTTGGATCGTCCACTTGCTGCTGCTCCTAACAGAGGAAACGAGGGGTCCAGTTCTGACACAGGTCCAATAACACCTTTTAACAGGATGAAGAAACTCTGTAGAAGATTTCAGACATTGTTTGAGTTTACAGTAGAGGATGACTCTGTTCTTGGAGGTTCAGGATGGTCAAACCTAAAAACTGTGAAGCAGGATGTTATGTGTTACAGGATAATTACTAAGGTTTGATATAAATTAAATCAGTTCATCTGAAGCCTACTCTGGTGGCCGACACTTGATGAAGACATGAAGATAGGCTAAAGTTTTCACACATCGTTGTCTGAGGTTGGAGACATGGCTAAATGATGGGTCGGTAATACATACCAATAAGATATTATGCTAAGCTTGTTAACAAGATGTTGTTGCTGCCCATGTTTAGAGGTAGGTAGTAACTACTaaatttacttgagtaaaattttgggaaacaaaacaaaaatgtgtgtatgtaacttttatatattttttaaagtttttacactGTCACCCTGTTGTGAGATTTTGTTATGAGACATAATCTGTGAGTAATGCATTCAGAGCAGTACAGGAATGGGCAGGTTTTACTCTGGGttacagcagctgcagcgtAGCAGAGAGCTGGCAGTGGAGCGTACGAGCAGCGcccggctctgattggttgtttctagttagcgctgggagaaggcagaggagctacattttttctcagattttcggcaaatataaatatatatcttgTTGGACATTACAGTTCTTGGGAACTGTAATGtattacttgagtaacattgtGAACTATTAATACTCTCCATTTCAGTGAAATTTCTGGATGCTTTATTTAACACAAGTATATGTTTGTTGAGCACAAACCTTCTTTGTGTTAAGCACAAATAGATTTGTGTTGAGCACAAATAGATTTGTGCTCAacatatttcaacaaaaatatgtaagagACAGAAACCTTCCAACAAACCTCTGGTCTGGTTTTTACACTAGCTTTGTTGATTACATGCTATTTTCTATCAGTAGAAGTAAGAAGTACTTGGAAAGCTACTTCTTACTTTTATTcgagtaaaaatatattgaagtagtTGTACTCTTACTTGAGCATATTTGGATACTCTATGCCCATTTCTACCCACGTTACATCGCTTGCTATTTATTTAATGCCAGGAATACACCCAGTCGTCTTTTATCTCTGTGCAGAATTGTgctcattatttactttaaaacattactttcagaaatgtattttctaaagCTTATTCTAATTATTCAACTTTTGTGTTGACTCATGCACACTTTTATGTCACTGTGTCATTTTGGTTATTTCATTTCACATAAATATCagaacatacagtacagaccaaaagtttggacacgcTTTCTAATTgtattcaatgagaaggtgtgtccaaacttttggtctgtactatatATTTGATCATCTTTACCACATATGGGGAAACAAAGAACACCTTGTGAGAAGCATGTCTTCTCTGAAGCAAAGGCATTCCAgtttatcaacatatttttaaggtgaGTGTAACTTACATCTATTTATACTCGGAGTTGACTGATTCAAACTTTCATTCTTGAGAGGTAAAATGGCTCAGAGAAGAGTTCAGGAGGAGAAAATATCTTGTTCCATCTGCTTGGATCTACTGAAGGATCCAGTGACTATTCCTTGTGGACACAGTTACTGTATGAACTGTATTAAAGACTGCTGGGATGGAGAAGATCAGAGGAGAATCTACAACTGCCCTCAGTGCAGGAAAACCTTCAGCCAGAGGCCTgtcctaaagaaaaacatcatgttAGCTGAGTTGGTGGAAGATCTGAAGAAGATTGGACTCCAAGCTGCTCCAGCTGATCACTGCTatgctggacctgaagatgtggCCTGTGATGTCTGCACTGGGAGGAAGATGAAAGCTGTCAAGACCTGCTTAACGTGTTCAGCTTCTTACTGTGGGGATCACCTCCAACCTCACTATTATACTCCACCATTAAGAAAGCACAAACTGGTGAATCCCTCCAAGAATCTGcaggagaacatctgctctGAAACAGTCCCTGCTGCAACAGAAAGAgctgagaagcagaagaagctcCAGGAGAGTCGACAACAAATCCATCAGAAAATTCAGGACcaagagaaagatgtgaagctgcttcaacaggaggtggaggccatcaatGTCTCTGCTGATAAAgcagtggaggacagtgagaagatcttcactgagctgatccgtctcctccagaaaagaagctctgatgtgaagcaacagatcagatcccagcaggaaactgaagtgagtcgagtcaaagatgttcaggagaagctggagcaggagatcactgagctgaagaggaaagacgctgagctggagcagctctcacacacagaggatcacaaccagtttctcctcaactacccctcactgccagcactcagtgagtctacacactcatccagcatcaacatccgtcctctgagacactttgaggacgtgacagcagctgtgtcagagctcagagGCATCATACAGGACATCCTGAGAGACACATGGACAAACATAGTACTGAAGGTCACTGAGGTGGATGTTCTACTATCAGAACCACAACCAATTGCCATGGAAATCGGTGGTCAACGTTTAAGGACTGTATGCCGTACCCCTGATCACTCAAGTCTGACACACAGGCCATTCATCGCCCGCTCCAGAGCCAACCCTCCACCCCTATCCTCTCGTTTCTCCTTAGCTGACCCCTCAACTCCACTCCTATCCTCTCGTTTCTCTTTAGCTGACCCCTCAACTCCACTCCTATCCTCTCGTTTCTCTTTAGCTGACCCATCAACTCCACTCCTATCCTCTCGTTTCTCCTTAGCTGACCCCTCAACTCCACTCTTATCCTCTCGTTTCTCCTTAGCTGACCCCTCAACTCCACCCCTATCCTCTCGTTTCTCTTTAGCTGACCCCTCAACTCCACTCCTATCCTCTCGTTTCTCCTTAGCTGACCCCTCAACTCCACCCCTATCCTCTCGTTTCTCTTTAGCTGACCCCTCAACTCCACTCCTATCCTCTCGTTTCTCCTTAGCTGACCCATCAACTCCACCCCTATCCTCTTGTTTCTCCTTAGCTGACCCCTCAACTCCACCCCTATCCTCTCGTTTCTCTTTAGCTGACCCCTCAACTCCACCCCTATCCTCTCGTTTCTCTTTAGCTGACCCCTCAACTCCACTCCTATCCTCTTGTTTCTCGTTAGCTGACCCCTCAACTCCACCCCTATCCTCTCGTTTCTCCTTAGCTGACCCATCAACTCCACCCCCATCCTCTCGTTACTACTAGCTGaccccccacctccaccccaTCCTCTCGTTTTGCCAAAGCTGACCCCCCACCTCCACCCTCATCCTCTCGTTTTGCCAAAGCTGACCCCCCATCATCTGTTTAATCCACAACTGCCCCACCACCTTAACCACGAAGAGTAAGGAGATCAAGGGGACGAGCGGGGAGACGGCTATGAAAACTGACTGGCCTAGAAATCTTAGTTCTGGTACTGGCACCAAACATTGACTGAACAAAAAGTTCCTCGGGCCATGCAGAGATCTTTGGAGGGTCAGGGTTTCAACGTTAAAAAGGTACATTGAACAACATCTTAAAACAAAGACCAACAACATAACAACAACCCATAAAGAATCTAATATTTAATTGGATCCTACTGTGTCACTGTCATCATGTGGGGATCATGCACAGCAAATGTAGTCCATGTTTCCCTGATAGGTAtaaagttgctgtttctgctgcagaccGAGCTGAAGGATTGTGTTGATcggagactgtagctgttaaactgACCATAGGAGAGAAGGTCgctggttatgaagttatgaaataagcaaatttcACTAAATGATGTCAGTACCTCTGGGCGATCCAGAGTTTTAAGACTCAGAAATATCAGGGCAAAAAAATCTCAGTAGCTCTGTAGCAGTGGGACCAACTCAGCCTGTCTGTAGCGAACTCGACATTTAGTCCAGCACTGTGGCAGAATGATCAAAttagaagttttctctgcagccgaACCATGTGTGTGTTAGGGGGTGAGGAGGGTTTTCCCTGCTAtcactacaagaaaaaaaatattcacagtttaTGAACTACTACAGAAAAGgtttaatctattttaaattgacttttagTTTTTGGGACACtgaatgcagatttttttggcTGATCTGACAAGTTGGACGATGATGCTGGAGTAAATCAAAGCGGTATGGAGGAGCAAGATCATTCAGAAAAACTGATGCTCAGGGATTTTTAGTTCTTTGGAGCCACCTACTGGTAGTTTGGTGCAGCTGCATGCAAGAAGTTCTTCAGCCACATGCTCAGAAAAAATGGAGGCTGGTGGAGAATCATGCATGCAGATGTCACAGGAAACAATCAGCACGTGGTTACTGAACTAATAAACCCTTAAACTGGTGATGGAGACCCAGCATCTCCAAGAGACTGTGGTAATTTGGACCAAAGAAACACGATGTGCAGGAATTTTATAATACTTTAAGAGTGAATACCTCGTTAGTTATGTTTCAggtttttggtttaaattgtgatttttcaTACAtgatataattttcttttgttggggttaaaataaagttaagaaGGTTagattttaatcatttgaatGATATGTATTTCTGttagtctttttgttttacagaaacagcaacaaaaaagatgcaagaGGAGAATAGtctggaaaataattaataatgatttaatttgtCTTGTTTGATAGTAGATGAAGTCTGTGTATTAATAAATGATTCTCATAATCTTGTAGTTATGGTTTTTATGGTTTGTTTAATAATGTGAAATAACCTGAGCTAGAGGGAGCAAATAGATATTTTAATAAGAGAAGTCCCAGGATcacactcatccagcatcaacatccgtcctctgagacactttgaggacgtgacagcagctgtgtcagagctcagagacaaactacagaaaatcctgaaagaCGTGGAGAAAAATTTCACTGAGAGTCACAAAGACGGATGTTGCACTGTGCAACATTTATGAAATTCAATGGTTTTCAATTTTCATTCATGTCTAACTTTAACAAATTACTCATACTTGGTCAAAATGCCTTTAAGGCATTGgggattaaaagttatcaaaagctTGGGTTTTGTGCTTGTTGCAAAAAATAGAAGTGTATCATTTTGAGAGAAGCAGTATCTTTATCTTTAAAGGTAGCATTCACACTAGTCTAGTAAAAACCagtctctggttctgttcattGCTTCATACAGACGGTCTGGACCCTCAGTTGTTGTGAAACAAACGCCTGCTGAAGGCGAGGActccagcagaaacaaacacatcaacCATGGTGAAGTTTCAAACTCTTAGATCTAATTATACCCAGTTGCTAACATTTGGTTGACGCAGGGTAACGCACTAACTTTACTGGGAAGGAAGCGACGCTGTTAAGCATACCTGAAATTACAtgcactataaaaaaaacatctccactgcaaaaagagaagaatTGAGCTGAACAAGATCTTTACCAGcattaaatgttaaacatcCCCCTTGCTCCGGCTTTATTTGCTCAGTATTTAGAAGTGTGGCCAACACAGACTCAATGGCTTTGTTTACGTCCTCCGTTACCATGGTGACATCTCTTAATAGAGTCTTCGGCTCCCACTGCGACATTGTAATACAAACCTGTGCTTAATTGACTCTTCAATGTGTCTTCGGAAAAGCTGAGCAGCATCTCAATTACAGCCCTAAAatgatggatggagctaaactGTGAAATTAACCTGTCAACAAATGTTTAGAAGCATCCTGACAGTGAACATTTATTGTTATCTTATTGTTTGGCTCaagtatttattaataattcttTAGTTTAAGCGACCTCTCACATCAGGcgccaaaaatgttttgtcagaaTTCTGGCAACCAAAAATGATGGTTTAACTTtggctttaaaaatattacaattaattatctcaattattaattaaactaCTAATTCTGATTGTAAGAAAATACTAAATGGCTGTACCATCTCATTATAGAGAAATACAGATAGTATGGCCAAAGAGTTCAGATGACTGGGAAAGCTGTGTGGCTCTAAGCTGCATCTAGATTTCCCAGCCAATAGTTTCAAGATATTTTAGCAAGTTATGGGATTATTTTATGTAACTTATAGAAGGGAACCAAAGACAAAACCTATAAAAGAGGTCAGCTAAACTTTAAAAGGTTAAAGGGTAAATTCTTCAAATTATTCCCTGATATAGAACagacatattttaaagttttttacaGTTTATCTTGGGATTTCAATAAGTAATGGGGGTCCtatatcagaaataaaacacaataaacctGGAAAAAAGTTCTGATCCATAATTTGTTGTCTCCATCTGCAGAATCTGCTTGTGGCTGTTTGACTGTGGTTGATGTTTTCATAGTAGCTACAATTTGTTTTCGACTCAAGTTGAACCTTTTTACCTCCACATATTTCAGGTTTAGCAGGCTGTGTTCAGCTCAATCAGCTTCTTTGTTCCCCCTCTGCTTTGGGTGGGTCCATTGACAGAACATTTACCTGATATTTACATGTGAACTGAAACTAGTTCCTATTCCGAGGAAGAGAAACTCAAAGTTGTTACTGACAGCAGAAATGGAGAAGAGAGGAGTTCAGCAAGAGAAAATCTCTTGTTCCATCTGTTTGGATCCACTGACGGATCCGGTGACTATTCCCTGTGGACACAGTTACTGTATGAACTGTATTAAAGACCACTGGGATGGAGAAGATCAGAGGGGAATCTACAGCTGCCCTCAGTGCAGGAAAGAGTTCAAACCGAGACCTGTACTGGAGAAAAACATCCTGTTATCAGAGTTGGTGGAGGATCTAAAGAAGATTAAGCCCAAACCTGTTCCACATGTTGACTGCTatgctggacctgaagatgtggTCTGTGATGTCTGCactgggaggaagaggaaagctGTCAAGTCCTGTTCAACGTGTCCAGCTTCCTACTGTGAGAATCACCTCCAACCTCACTACGATGCTCCAccataaaagaaacacaagctggtAAATCCATCCAAGAGTCTACAGCAGAACATCTGCTCTCGTCAtgatgaggtgatgaagatCTTCTGTCGTACTGATCAGCAGTGTATCTGTTATCTCTGCACTATGGAGGAACATAAAAACCATGAAACagtcccagctgcagcagaaagagctgagaagcagaagaagctcCAGGAGAGTCGACAACAAATCCATCAGAGAATCCAGGACcaagagaaagatgtgaagctgcttcaacaggaggtggaggccatcaatGTCTCTGCTGATAAAgcagtggaggacagtgagaagatcttcactgagctgatccgtctcctccaggaAAGAAGATctgatgtgaagcagcagatcagatcccagcaggaaactgaagggagtcgagtcaaagatgttcaggagaagctggagcaggagatcactgagctgaagaggaaagacgctgagctggagcagctctcacacacagaggatcacaaccagtttctcctcaactacccctcactgccagcactcagtgagtctacacactcatccagcatcaacatccgtcctctgagacactttgaggacgtgacagcagctgtgtcagagctcagagagaAACTACAGAAAATCCTGATAGACACATGGATAAAAATTCCACTGAGAGTCACAAAGACGGATGTTGCATTGC from Gambusia affinis linkage group LG18, SWU_Gaff_1.0, whole genome shotgun sequence carries:
- the LOC122821085 gene encoding tripartite motif-containing protein 16-like protein, with the translated sequence MAQRRVQEEKISCSICLDLLKDPVTIPCGHSYCMNCIKDCWDGEDQRRIYNCPQCRKTFSQRPVLKKNIMLAELVEDLKKIGLQAAPADHCYAGPEDVACDEHKNHETVPAAAERAEKQKKLQESRQQIHQRIQDQEKDVKLLQQEVEAINVSADKAVEDSEKIFTELIRLLQERRSDVKQQIRSQQETEGSRVKDVQEKLEQEITELKRKDAELEQLSHTEDHNQFLLNYPSLPALSESTHSSSINIRPLRHFEDVTAAVSELREKLQKILIDTWIKIPLRVTKTDVALPEPKTRAEFLRCFQKITLDANTANTFLLLSEGNRKVTRMNQQMSYLDHPDRFTVWPQILGRESLTGRCYWEVEWEGGGVNIAVSNKNISRAGRSDACSFGFNDKSWSLRCDAITCKFWHNKSQTPVPGPVSSRIGVYLDHRAGILCFYRVSKTMILLHRVQTRFTQPLYAGIRLSEGSSAEFVKVSQQ